In Triticum aestivum cultivar Chinese Spring chromosome 5B, IWGSC CS RefSeq v2.1, whole genome shotgun sequence, the following proteins share a genomic window:
- the LOC123114303 gene encoding CRIB domain-containing protein RIC4, translating into MKDRRGGAGFPFSIGCMSQSAVAVADPLGKKPPAPAPQPQADNPSSSTTTTATAQERGAGEESSEDKARTAAAAAAGTVTAGVQRLLRGIKTFFAAYDVDEEEDEEEQEIVIGYPTDVQHVGHIGWDGINKVGGMGVGVGMAGAFSLPSSLSLRQLETAMDPGAATTTCIN; encoded by the exons ATGAAGGACCGACGCGGCGGCGCTGGATTCCCCTTCTCCATCGGCTGCATGTCGCAGTCCGCCGTGGCCGTCGCCGACCCGCTCGGTAAGAAGCCACCAGCACCGGCGCCGCAGCCGCAGGCCGACAACCCTTCTTCCTCCACCACGACGACGGCCACCGCACAGG AgagaggcgccggagaagaaagcAGCGAGGACAAGGCGagaaccgcggcggcggcggcggcagggaccgtCACGGCCGGGGTGCAGCGGCTGCTCAGGGGAATCAAGACCTTCTTCGCGGCGTACGACGtcgatgaagaggaggacgaggaggagcaggagaTCGTGATCGGGTACCCCACCGACGTGCAGCACGTCGGGCACATCGGCTGGGACGGCATCAACAAGGTGGGCGGCATGGGCGTGGGCGTGGGCATGGCCGGCGCCTTCTCCCTGccatcctccctctccctccgccaGCTCGAGACCGCCATGGACCCCGGCGCCGCAACCACCACCTGCATCAACTGA